The Chloroflexus aggregans DSM 9485 genome segment CCTTTGAGCGCTTCCGTTACGGTGCGCCGCCCTCTTCTTCCGCCGATTGGGGGTGGTTGCAGCACATGCTGGCTTCGCTCAACGAGCGCGGACGGATGGTGGTGGTCCTAGATACTGGCGCGGTCAGTCGCGGCAGCGGCAATCAAGGCGTGAGCCGCGAGCGCGACATCCGTAAGGCCTTCGTCGAGGCCGATCTCATCGAGGCGGTGGTGCTGCTGCCGGAAAATCTCTTCTACAACACCACCGCGCCAGGCGTGATCCTCGTCATCAACCGCCAAAAGCGCCACGCAGGGAAGATTCTGCTCATCAACGCGAGCAAACTCTTCGCCAAAGGGCGGCCCAAGAACTACCTGACCGATGAGCATATTGAAACCATCGCCCCGCTGTATCACGGCTGGTGCGCCGAGCCGGAATTGTCGGCGGTGATTTCTCGTGACGAAGCCGCCCGCAACGATTACAACCTTTCACCCAGCCGCTACGTGAGCACGAACGGCGGCGAGGAGGTCCTGCCGCTGGAGGAGGCCCTGGTGCGCCTGGAGGAGGCCGAAGAGGAGCGCGCCGAGGCGGAAAGAAATCTCCAGGAAGTTTTGAGGGCATTGGGGTTCGCGCGATGAAAGCGGAGAATGAAAGAGTAAGGGCGACCGGCCGGTCGCCCCAACGGGACACCGAACTCGGCCCCCTGCCAGAGGAGTGGCGGGTGGTAAGGTTGGGGGAGGTGGCAAGGCAGAGAAAAGGCTTTATTACCGTTGATGAGACGTTGGTTTACAAGCGTCCTACAATCAAGCTTTATGGTCAGGGTATGGTTTTGCGCGATAAC includes the following:
- a CDS encoding N-6 DNA methylase; protein product: MVDFNATAAGQRIISDEHLAALIEVLSRHRLGLDDVEPDLLGRAYEYLLRKFAEGQGQSAGEFYTPREVGMLMARLLEPEPGMTVYDPACGSGGLLIKCHLRLLERYGEDENGRRCLPSRIAPLRLFGQEINPATFAMARMNAVIHDLEADIRIGDTMRQPAFRDTAGRLQTFDLVTANPMWNQKFPTELYENDPFERFRYGAPPSSSADWGWLQHMLASLNERGRMVVVLDTGAVSRGSGNQGVSRERDIRKAFVEADLIEAVVLLPENLFYNTTAPGVILVINRQKRHAGKILLINASKLFAKGRPKNYLTDEHIETIAPLYHGWCAEPELSAVISRDEAARNDYNLSPSRYVSTNGGEEVLPLEEALVRLEEAEEERAEAERNLQEVLRALGFAR